The genome window CAATTCTAAATGCCCTCCGATGATACGAAATAAACATTGCTCTCTGTGCGAATTCCGTATGCAGTGTTTTGAAGAAATTGAAAGTAAGGACGATTTGGCTTTGCTTGACCGCATGACACCAAAGATGCTATCCCAATACCATAACAAGGGTATTTTTACAGTTAATCAGCTTTCATATTTATTTAAGCCGAGGCGAAGAAAAAAGCGTTCCACTCCTTTACCAACAACATTTAAAGTTGAATTGCAGGCATTAGCAATTCGAACAAATAAAATATACTTGCATGAAACACCAGACTTACATGAACATCCGATAGAAATCTACTTAGATATAGAAGGCATAACGGATGAGCAGTATTACTATCTCTTTGGAATTCATATCTGTAAGGATGCATACATAGAGCGTTACAATTTTTGGGTAGATTCTTACCAAGACACAGAAGTCGTATTTTCTAAAGTGATATCTCTCTTGAATGGAGAAGCAGGAGCACCGATTTTCCATTATGGAAATTTTGAACCTAAAGTCTTAGAAAAGGTATCGAAGAAGTTTGAGTTAGATATACAGACAATTCAAAAACGACTTATTAATGTAACCTCATTTGTGTTTGGAAAAATATACTTTCCGGTAAGATCAAACAATCTCAAAGATCTAGGTCGAGTAATTGGAGCCACTTGGAGCCATCATAATGCATCTGGATTACAGTCATTGGTTTGGAGATATCGATGGGAACAAACCAAAGATCCTTCGTTAAAGGAAGTGCTGATTACGTATAACAGAGAGGATTGTGACGCTCTTAGAATGTTGTGCGATGAACTAAAGAATATTTGTAAATTTTCAGATTCTCGTACTGACATTGATTTTGCTAACAAACCGAAGGTTGAGTCAAGTAAGCTTGGGAAAGACATTCATCATGATTTTGAAGGAATATTAAAATCCGCTCATGCCACATATAAAAAACGTCGGATCTCTTTACGTTCTGAAGAGAACGATATAAAACCTGTACAAATTAAACCAGGAGGTCAGAAAGGACACCTCGCATACTGCCGGATTGTTCCGAAACGAGCCAATAGGCTAGTCAAAGTGCGATCTAAACAAAACTGTACTCGGCACCCAAGTTTGTCTCTGGAAACAATGCAAGATGAATCTGAATATACAACTATTGATCTTGTTTTTACTGGCAACGGATGTCGAAAAATAATCACTAAATATGTTGGGAAGAAAAAATATTGCACTTCTTGTCACCGCATTTTTCATCCACCAAAAATATCCAAGTTTGCAGGAAGGCTTTACGACCATGGTTTCTTAGCGTGGATGGGTTACCAAAGGGTGGTATTGCGCTTGCCGTACAATGTAATCTCACAGACTGCGGATGATCTATTCGGAGAACGTTTGACGCAAGGAACTGTTGTAAATGCCTTTAATTATCTAGAGAAATATTATCGTAAAACCAACGAACAACTTCTTACTCGGATACTGGATAGTCCTTATATTCATGTCGATGAAACGAAAATTAATATTCAAGGTGTCGATAATTTCGTCTGGGGGATTACAAATGGTGTTCATGTTTATTTCATAATGACAGAAACCAGAGAAACTATACATCTTGAAAAATGGTTTAACTCTTACAGTGGTGTTCTCGTAACCGATTTCTATCCCGGATTTGATTCGTTTACATGCCTACATCAGAAATGTTTAGTGCATCTTATTCGTGACTTGAATGATGATCTATGGAAAAACCCATTTAATGTTGAACTTGAAAGTTTTGCCAATAATTTTAAAGAATTGATAAATCCGGTTTTTGCTGATGTTGGTAGATACGGTTTAAAAAAGCGCCATCTTCGTAAGCATGAAAAGTCTCTCGATAAGTTTTATCACAAATATATTGACGAAAGTGCCTATGACTATGAGATTACACAAAAGTATCAAAAACGTTTTCAGAAGTATAGGGCTGGACTTTTTACATTTCTGAATAGAGATGACATTCCATGGAATAATAACACTGCCGAAAGAGCACTTCGTCATATAGCTGTGCAGAGAAAAATTTCTGGCTATTTTCATAAGAGGGTTGCCCCACAATATCTCACTTTACTGGGTATTGCTCAAACATGTCGTTTTCAGGATAAATCTTTTTTACGGTTTATGCTATCACAAGAAATCAATGTTGATCTGTTTAAACAACCCAGACGTCAGGCAAAATCAGAAGTTGTTAGCAAGAAAAGGGTCAACGTAAATTCTGAATTGAAACGAGATGAAAAGTATCCA of Candidatus Scalindua japonica contains these proteins:
- a CDS encoding TM0106 family RecB-like putative nuclease; the encoded protein is MKNINERPQITDETVVAYSLCSRKAFLLLHNKVALGGLHEYVEIIREQAVAARTDYFSDLRKAGYSIGDFDSNHDNADFLCNVTLKFEDLKVTCDLLRKNHYEPRIVVGTHLISKEHKIHLALVGYILNECYHKKLLTGQIITKALETRSIQLEKLITTIQKILKVLRRFGHANSKCPPMIRNKHCSLCEFRMQCFEEIESKDDLALLDRMTPKMLSQYHNKGIFTVNQLSYLFKPRRRKKRSTPLPTTFKVELQALAIRTNKIYLHETPDLHEHPIEIYLDIEGITDEQYYYLFGIHICKDAYIERYNFWVDSYQDTEVVFSKVISLLNGEAGAPIFHYGNFEPKVLEKVSKKFELDIQTIQKRLINVTSFVFGKIYFPVRSNNLKDLGRVIGATWSHHNASGLQSLVWRYRWEQTKDPSLKEVLITYNREDCDALRMLCDELKNICKFSDSRTDIDFANKPKVESSKLGKDIHHDFEGILKSAHATYKKRRISLRSEENDIKPVQIKPGGQKGHLAYCRIVPKRANRLVKVRSKQNCTRHPSLSLETMQDESEYTTIDLVFTGNGCRKIITKYVGKKKYCTSCHRIFHPPKISKFAGRLYDHGFLAWMGYQRVVLRLPYNVISQTADDLFGERLTQGTVVNAFNYLEKYYRKTNEQLLTRILDSPYIHVDETKINIQGVDNFVWGITNGVHVYFIMTETRETIHLEKWFNSYSGVLVTDFYPGFDSFTCLHQKCLVHLIRDLNDDLWKNPFNVELESFANNFKELINPVFADVGRYGLKKRHLRKHEKSLDKFYHKYIDESAYDYEITQKYQKRFQKYRAGLFTFLNRDDIPWNNNTAERALRHIAVQRKISGYFHKRVAPQYLTLLGIAQTCRFQDKSFLRFMLSQEINVDLFKQPRRQAKSEVVSKKRVNVNSELKRDEKYPNSNKSK